One Chryseobacterium wanjuense genomic region harbors:
- a CDS encoding polysaccharide biosynthesis protein: MQIKDKTLLITGGTGSFGTAVLRKFINTDHFKEIRIFSRDEKKQDDMRNQFKNDKLKFYIGDVRDYKSIEPAMRRVDYVFHAAALKQVPSCEFFPMQAVKTNVEGTQNVIDAAAINKVKKVICLSTDKAAYPINAMGISKAMMEKVAVAASRNLDETVVCLTRYGNVMASRGSVIPLFVKQIKNGDPITITDPNMTRFLMSLEEAVDLVLFAFEHGNPGDLFVNKAPAGTIGDLAQALKEMFKADNPIKIIGTRHGEKLYETLCTREEMIKAEDMGDFYRIPADNRDLNYAQYFSEGTEDISKIEDYHSHNTHQQDVEGMKQLLMKLPLIRKEVLGEDLMQYPD, from the coding sequence ATGCAGATTAAAGATAAAACACTTCTTATCACAGGTGGAACAGGTTCCTTTGGGACAGCTGTTCTCAGAAAATTTATTAATACGGATCATTTTAAAGAGATACGTATCTTTTCACGTGATGAGAAAAAGCAGGATGATATGAGAAATCAGTTTAAAAATGATAAACTGAAATTTTATATTGGTGATGTAAGAGATTATAAAAGTATCGAACCCGCAATGAGAAGGGTAGATTATGTATTTCACGCTGCCGCTTTGAAGCAGGTTCCATCATGCGAATTTTTCCCGATGCAGGCCGTGAAAACCAACGTGGAAGGAACTCAAAACGTCATCGATGCTGCTGCAATAAACAAAGTAAAAAAAGTAATCTGCCTAAGTACAGATAAAGCCGCATATCCTATCAATGCGATGGGAATTTCAAAAGCAATGATGGAAAAAGTCGCGGTAGCCGCTTCCAGAAACCTGGACGAAACAGTCGTTTGCCTTACCAGATACGGAAATGTAATGGCTTCACGAGGCTCCGTTATTCCTTTGTTTGTAAAGCAGATCAAAAACGGGGATCCGATTACGATCACCGATCCTAATATGACGAGATTTTTAATGTCACTGGAAGAAGCCGTTGATTTGGTTTTATTTGCTTTTGAACACGGAAATCCTGGTGATTTGTTCGTTAATAAAGCTCCTGCAGGAACAATCGGAGATTTGGCTCAGGCACTGAAAGAAATGTTTAAGGCCGATAATCCTATAAAAATAATCGGAACGAGACACGGTGAAAAATTATATGAAACATTGTGTACCCGTGAAGAAATGATCAAAGCAGAAGATATGGGAGATTTTTACAGAATTCCTGCGGACAACAGGGATTTGAATTATGCTCAGTATTTTTCTGAAGGAACGGAAGATATTTCGAAAATTGAAGATTATCACTCTCACAACACCCACCAGCAGGACGTTGAAGGAATGAAACAACTTTTGATGAAACTTCCTTTGATAAGAAAAGAAGTGTTGGGAGAAGACTTAATGCAATATCCAGATTAA
- a CDS encoding O-antigen ligase family protein, translating to MEKIGHLKASIIKDQEMYFLIMALFGYILAYIDPYYSKGFPHYINFFIRGGIFLLSIYFIVKNFHIVQKRKTVIIVFALFFSFYLFKLYKTIPSFTVPPDVFTGLKNSIYYYGFMVIPLPVIAILSLNYQEIDFKKFFRIIFFGLLIIFGINFLYTNFVFESYRSNGRSGIFRSYYILVGHYGLSLVIMSLYGYLFLKAKGYFYALGILLGSFAIFVSAARSPVLALFVILFVFLIAINNRKYWLCFLGAVVLAFVGLFVIYRTGIGENSIFFERLNGAIFERNASGRSSFFSRGIEIFLNHPLFGGNALFEDGMYSHNIFVDILMSTGVFGMALFIIYFKFVVQSFIKILKHIYKYKESGVVIFFFLQYFILAQTSGNLYLSFEFWYFGAAVIGLGYINFTNEEIKSNDSRGNTAGDY from the coding sequence ATGGAAAAAATAGGCCATTTAAAAGCATCAATCATAAAAGATCAGGAAATGTATTTTCTGATCATGGCTTTATTTGGTTATATTCTTGCGTATATAGACCCATATTATTCTAAGGGATTTCCTCATTACATCAATTTTTTTATCAGGGGCGGGATATTTTTACTTTCAATATATTTTATAGTAAAGAATTTTCATATTGTTCAAAAAAGAAAAACAGTCATTATTGTATTTGCTTTGTTTTTCTCTTTTTATTTATTTAAACTTTATAAGACGATTCCCAGTTTTACCGTTCCTCCGGATGTTTTTACCGGATTGAAGAATTCTATTTATTACTATGGGTTTATGGTGATCCCTTTACCGGTAATTGCTATTTTGAGCTTAAATTATCAAGAAATAGATTTTAAAAAGTTTTTCAGGATTATTTTTTTCGGACTTCTTATTATTTTCGGAATTAATTTTCTTTACACCAATTTTGTATTCGAATCGTATAGAAGCAACGGGAGAAGTGGTATTTTCCGGTCTTATTATATTCTGGTTGGGCATTATGGGCTGAGCCTGGTGATCATGTCATTATATGGCTATTTATTTTTAAAAGCTAAAGGATATTTTTACGCATTGGGGATTTTACTGGGATCTTTTGCCATCTTCGTTTCTGCTGCCAGAAGTCCTGTATTGGCACTTTTTGTTATTCTCTTTGTCTTTTTGATCGCGATTAATAATAGAAAATACTGGCTCTGCTTTTTGGGAGCGGTTGTGTTGGCTTTTGTTGGGCTTTTTGTTATTTATCGAACCGGAATTGGTGAAAATTCTATTTTTTTTGAGAGGTTAAATGGGGCTATTTTTGAAAGAAATGCTTCCGGAAGATCATCATTTTTTAGCAGGGGAATAGAAATATTTCTCAATCATCCGCTGTTCGGAGGGAATGCATTATTTGAAGACGGTATGTATTCTCACAATATTTTTGTTGATATATTAATGTCAACAGGAGTATTCGGTATGGCTCTGTTTATAATTTATTTTAAATTTGTAGTTCAGAGTTTTATTAAAATTTTGAAACATATTTATAAGTATAAAGAAAGCGGAGTGGTGATCTTCTTTTTCTTGCAATATTTTATTTTGGCCCAGACATCGGGAAATCTTTACTTATCATTTGAGTTTTGGTACTTTGGTGCGGCAGTTATTGGCTTAGGATATATAAATTTTA
- a CDS encoding polysaccharide biosynthesis C-terminal domain-containing protein, with protein MKKIGITGQNGFVGSHLYNTLGLYPEKFETIHFDRDFFENEEKLDEFVGKCDVIVHLAAMNRHPDPEVIYNNNLDLVKKLVSSLEKTNSKAHVLFSSSAQEEKDNLYGKSKKEGRELLAEWAEKSGGKFTGMVIPNVFGPFGKPNYNSFIATFCHKLTHGETPVIDNDGEVKLIYVGELVQEIINQIERGETKKLYEVQSTSTNKVSEVLQKLENYKQLYFDNGEIPVLETQFDFNLFNTFRCYFDIKNHYPVKFTQHTDPRGAFVEVIRLGIGGQCSFSTTVPGITRGNHYHTRKIERFAVIKGKALIQLRKIDTDEVLDFYLDGNEPAYVDMPIWYTHNIKNIGEEELYTIFWINEPFNPEDADTYFLEV; from the coding sequence ATGAAGAAAATTGGAATTACCGGGCAAAACGGATTTGTCGGTTCACATTTATATAATACTTTAGGGCTTTATCCCGAAAAATTTGAAACCATTCATTTCGATAGAGATTTTTTTGAAAATGAAGAAAAATTGGATGAATTTGTCGGAAAATGCGATGTCATTGTACATCTTGCAGCCATGAATCGCCATCCTGATCCGGAAGTTATTTATAATAATAATCTGGATTTGGTTAAAAAATTGGTTTCATCTTTAGAAAAAACAAATTCTAAGGCTCATGTTCTCTTTTCATCATCAGCTCAGGAAGAAAAAGATAACCTTTACGGAAAATCCAAAAAAGAAGGACGGGAACTTTTGGCAGAATGGGCTGAAAAATCAGGCGGAAAGTTTACCGGAATGGTGATTCCTAATGTTTTCGGACCGTTCGGAAAGCCCAATTATAATTCCTTCATTGCAACTTTTTGTCACAAACTTACCCATGGAGAAACTCCTGTTATCGACAACGACGGGGAGGTGAAATTAATCTACGTGGGAGAATTGGTTCAGGAAATTATTAACCAAATTGAAAGGGGAGAAACCAAAAAATTATATGAAGTTCAGTCTACTTCTACGAATAAAGTTTCGGAAGTGCTTCAAAAATTAGAAAATTATAAACAATTATATTTCGATAACGGGGAAATTCCTGTATTGGAGACACAATTTGATTTTAATTTATTTAATACTTTCCGTTGTTATTTTGATATTAAAAATCATTATCCGGTTAAATTTACCCAGCATACCGATCCGAGAGGAGCTTTTGTTGAGGTGATTCGACTTGGAATTGGAGGGCAGTGCTCGTTTTCAACGACAGTGCCGGGAATTACCAGAGGAAATCATTATCATACCAGAAAAATAGAAAGATTTGCTGTTATTAAAGGAAAAGCATTAATACAGTTAAGAAAAATAGACACAGACGAAGTACTGGATTTCTATCTTGACGGGAACGAACCGGCTTATGTAGATATGCCGATCTGGTACACCCACAATATTAAAAATATAGGAGAAGAAGAATTATATACGATTTTTTGGATTAATGAACCTTTCAATCCGGAAGACGCAGATACGTATTTCTTAGAAGTATAA
- a CDS encoding N-acetyl sugar amidotransferase: MEETRPYQICTKTIMDTTDPNIVFNEKGESDYYINYIENILPTWHTDERGLKELEQEAEKIKKDGKNRDFDCIIGLSGGLDSSYAAYVAKEVMGLRPLIFHVDAGWNTDRAVSNIEKLVNGLNLDLYTEVINWEEMKDLQVAFLKSQIADQDMPQDIAFFSGLYKFAKKNKIKYVLTGGNYSTECCREPEEWGAYPGIDKTLILDIHKKFGKRELKTFPIVDIMSYKLYYKYVLGMQVYKPLNSLPYIKKDVEKMLFDKYGWESFQHKHHESRFTRFFEDYWMPKKFGYQKRKAHFSSLILTGQMTREEALDRVSRPELSEEFLQKEFEYVANKLDLTVDELQKLFEGENKTYHDYKNKRSLIGIGAQAMRKFGLEKRLFR, from the coding sequence TCAAATTTGTACAAAAACAATTATGGATACTACAGATCCAAATATTGTTTTCAATGAAAAAGGTGAAAGTGATTACTATATCAATTATATTGAAAATATATTACCAACTTGGCACACAGATGAAAGAGGCTTAAAAGAACTTGAACAGGAAGCTGAGAAAATTAAAAAAGACGGTAAAAACAGAGATTTCGACTGTATTATTGGACTTAGTGGAGGGTTGGACAGCTCTTATGCTGCCTATGTAGCAAAGGAAGTAATGGGGTTGCGTCCTCTTATTTTCCATGTGGATGCAGGCTGGAATACAGACCGCGCGGTAAGTAATATTGAGAAATTGGTAAACGGGCTAAACCTCGATTTATATACCGAAGTTATCAACTGGGAGGAAATGAAAGATCTGCAGGTGGCATTCTTGAAATCTCAGATTGCAGATCAGGATATGCCTCAGGATATTGCATTCTTTTCCGGGTTGTATAAATTTGCCAAGAAGAATAAAATTAAATATGTTCTTACAGGAGGAAACTATTCAACAGAATGCTGCAGAGAGCCTGAAGAATGGGGAGCATATCCTGGGATTGATAAAACGCTTATATTGGATATCCACAAAAAGTTTGGGAAAAGAGAACTCAAAACTTTTCCTATCGTAGATATCATGAGCTATAAACTGTATTATAAATATGTTTTAGGAATGCAGGTTTATAAGCCATTAAACAGTCTGCCATACATTAAAAAAGATGTAGAAAAAATGCTTTTTGATAAATATGGATGGGAAAGTTTCCAGCATAAGCATCACGAATCGAGATTTACGAGATTCTTTGAAGATTATTGGATGCCAAAAAAATTCGGATATCAGAAAAGGAAAGCACATTTTTCCAGTCTTATTCTTACAGGTCAGATGACCAGAGAAGAAGCGCTGGACAGAGTTTCCAGACCGGAACTTTCTGAAGAATTTCTGCAGAAAGAATTTGAGTATGTAGCCAATAAGTTAGATCTTACCGTTGACGAGCTTCAAAAATTATTTGAAGGTGAAAATAAGACCTATCACGATTACAAAAATAAAAGATCACTGATAGGCATTGGCGCTCAGGCAATGAGAAAATTTGGACTTGAAAAAAGATTATTCAGATGA
- a CDS encoding AglZ/HisF2 family acetamidino modification protein, whose protein sequence is MLRPRIIPSLLIQDNGLVKTVNFKNPKYVGDPINAVRIFNEKEVDELAIFDIDATVKGLEPNYSLIERIANQSRMPLCYGGGVKTVEQAQKIFGLGIEKIALSSAVLQNPQLITQIADRVGSQSVIVVLDVKKKLFGGYEVYTHNGKKATGINPFKFVEDAQKLGAGEIIINSIDQDGVMKGYDLSLIDKVREKISLPLTVLGGAGSLNDIKQVIDKHGIIGVAAGSLFVFKGVYKAVLINYPSFEEKEGLRQK, encoded by the coding sequence ATGTTAAGACCCAGAATTATACCTAGTCTTCTGATACAGGACAATGGACTTGTAAAAACGGTAAATTTTAAAAATCCGAAATACGTCGGAGATCCTATTAATGCAGTAAGGATATTTAACGAGAAAGAAGTAGACGAGCTTGCTATTTTTGATATTGATGCAACGGTAAAAGGATTAGAGCCTAATTATAGTTTAATTGAAAGAATAGCAAATCAATCCAGAATGCCACTTTGCTATGGAGGTGGTGTAAAAACTGTTGAACAGGCGCAAAAGATTTTTGGGTTGGGAATTGAAAAAATTGCCCTTTCTTCAGCTGTTCTTCAAAATCCACAGTTGATCACTCAGATTGCAGACAGGGTAGGCTCACAAAGTGTGATTGTAGTACTCGATGTCAAAAAAAAGCTTTTCGGCGGATATGAAGTCTATACTCATAACGGAAAAAAAGCTACGGGAATCAATCCGTTTAAATTTGTGGAAGATGCTCAAAAACTGGGTGCAGGAGAAATTATTATTAATTCTATTGATCAGGATGGTGTGATGAAAGGGTATGACCTTTCATTAATAGATAAAGTAAGAGAAAAAATATCACTTCCACTTACTGTTTTAGGAGGTGCAGGTTCTTTGAATGATATTAAACAAGTAATAGACAAGCACGGAATTATTGGAGTTGCGGCAGGTAGTTTGTTTGTATTTAAAGGTGTATATAAAGCCGTTTTAATAAACTATCCATCTTTTGAAGAAAAAGAAGGCTTAAGGCAAAAATAA
- the asnB gene encoding asparagine synthase (glutamine-hydrolyzing), with protein MCGIAGLIYKDKTPVKEGTLRKMTDKMSHRGPDAEGFFVHENLGFGHRRLSIIDMSESANQPFHFNDKHVLVFNGVIYNYIELKEELKEKGYSFNTTSDTEVLVASYDCWGEECVKKFNGMWAFAIFDSKNNKVFCSRDRFGIKPFYYFSNENKFIFASEIKPILEIEKVEKVNIQILLQYLIVNLTGHFNETFFEGILKLPASHNLIYDLKTNEFRIYKYYDIEFKKEINKLNLEESIEIFEKKFEESIKIRLRSDVKIGSALSGGLDSPYVTTIANKIIDKQNNCGFTAITVGSLDERDDESKLAKLIAETIHVNHDIVTPKSDEFRHDLENVIFMHEEPFADLSVFMQNFLMKEANKLGVKVFLDGQGADEILLGYSRYTAAFLRNHDFISNLKFLKKVKSHYDISILEAGKIYFYFSSYFVRKFRLQRRGAILKNKYLGIINFSKLKKLTKSYKKIFELQKNEIFHFLLPDILRIEDKNSMLFSIESRLPFLDYTFVETVLSINNNYKIRDGWSKYILRRNLEKFLPDEVTYNSRKIGLNPPVNHWWPRSQKILETINNSKIIQEISKKKYTFIADRDLEWRLYNIAVWEKLYNMKL; from the coding sequence ATGTGCGGAATAGCAGGACTGATATATAAGGACAAAACACCGGTGAAGGAGGGAACTCTAAGGAAAATGACAGATAAAATGTCACATAGAGGTCCGGATGCCGAAGGTTTTTTTGTCCACGAAAATTTAGGATTCGGACATCGAAGATTATCGATCATCGATATGAGCGAATCTGCAAATCAACCTTTTCATTTTAATGATAAGCATGTTCTAGTTTTTAACGGAGTTATTTACAATTATATTGAACTCAAAGAAGAACTTAAGGAAAAAGGATATTCATTTAATACAACTTCAGATACCGAGGTTTTGGTTGCTTCTTATGACTGCTGGGGAGAAGAATGTGTTAAGAAGTTCAATGGGATGTGGGCTTTTGCAATTTTTGATTCTAAGAATAATAAAGTATTTTGTTCAAGAGATCGTTTTGGGATAAAACCTTTTTATTATTTTTCTAATGAGAACAAGTTTATTTTTGCATCTGAAATTAAACCTATCCTTGAAATTGAAAAAGTAGAAAAGGTAAACATTCAGATATTATTACAGTATCTGATTGTAAACTTAACGGGCCATTTTAATGAAACTTTTTTCGAAGGCATCTTAAAATTACCAGCATCTCATAATCTTATATATGATCTAAAAACGAATGAATTCCGAATCTATAAATATTATGATATTGAGTTTAAAAAAGAGATAAATAAATTAAACTTAGAGGAATCTATTGAAATTTTTGAAAAAAAATTCGAAGAATCTATTAAAATAAGATTAAGGTCAGATGTAAAAATAGGAAGTGCATTGAGTGGAGGATTAGACAGTCCTTATGTAACCACAATTGCCAATAAAATCATAGATAAACAAAATAATTGCGGTTTTACGGCTATCACAGTAGGGTCATTGGATGAAAGGGATGATGAGAGCAAACTGGCAAAACTTATTGCAGAAACAATCCATGTCAATCATGATATTGTAACTCCTAAATCCGACGAATTCAGGCATGATCTTGAAAACGTAATTTTTATGCATGAAGAACCCTTTGCCGATTTGTCGGTGTTCATGCAAAATTTTCTGATGAAGGAAGCGAATAAGTTAGGCGTAAAAGTATTTCTTGACGGGCAGGGCGCTGACGAAATTCTATTGGGATATAGCAGATATACCGCTGCTTTTTTAAGAAATCATGATTTTATCTCAAATCTGAAATTTTTAAAAAAGGTAAAAAGTCATTATGATATTTCTATTCTGGAAGCAGGGAAAATATATTTTTACTTTTCGAGCTATTTTGTAAGGAAGTTCAGATTGCAAAGGAGAGGTGCTATTTTAAAGAATAAATATCTTGGAATTATAAATTTTTCTAAACTAAAGAAACTTACAAAATCATATAAAAAAATTTTTGAACTTCAGAAAAACGAAATTTTCCATTTCCTTCTTCCTGATATTTTAAGGATAGAAGATAAAAATTCGATGCTTTTTTCTATTGAATCCAGATTACCTTTTCTAGATTACACATTTGTAGAAACTGTATTATCAATCAATAACAATTATAAAATAAGGGATGGCTGGTCAAAATATATTTTAAGGAGAAATCTTGAAAAATTTTTGCCAGATGAAGTAACATATAACAGCAGGAAAATTGGACTAAACCCACCTGTCAATCACTGGTGGCCGCGATCACAAAAAATCCTGGAAACCATCAATAACTCAAAAATAATACAGGAAATTTCAAAAAAGAAATATACCTTTATTGCAGACCGGGATCTGGAATGGAGATTGTACAACATTGCAGTCTGGGAAAAACTCTATAACATGAAACTTTAA
- the hisH gene encoding imidazole glycerol phosphate synthase subunit HisH, whose translation MITIIDYGVGNINAFVNVYKRVDVPVKIAKTKDDLEDAQKLILPGVGHFDHAMTQLNNSGMRDKLDELVLDKKVPVIGICVGMQMMANNSDEGKLDGLKWIDATVKKFDETKINQVTRLPHMGWNDVKPVKDIELFRGLEKDSIFYFLHTYYFHCNNNEDIMAVTEYGGEFASAAHHENKYGIQFHPEKSHHYGEILLHNFAKL comes from the coding sequence ATGATAACGATTATTGACTACGGGGTTGGAAACATCAATGCCTTTGTGAATGTGTACAAAAGAGTAGATGTTCCCGTAAAAATTGCAAAAACAAAAGACGATCTGGAAGATGCACAAAAATTAATTCTTCCCGGGGTAGGACATTTTGATCATGCAATGACTCAATTGAATAATTCGGGAATGAGAGATAAACTCGACGAATTGGTGCTTGATAAAAAAGTACCGGTAATCGGGATTTGTGTCGGGATGCAGATGATGGCAAACAATAGTGATGAAGGAAAATTAGATGGTTTGAAATGGATCGATGCCACAGTTAAAAAATTTGACGAAACAAAAATTAATCAGGTAACAAGGCTGCCTCATATGGGATGGAATGATGTAAAGCCTGTAAAAGATATTGAATTATTCAGAGGCTTAGAAAAAGACTCTATTTTTTATTTTCTGCATACTTATTATTTTCATTGCAACAATAATGAGGATATAATGGCTGTTACCGAATATGGTGGGGAATTTGCTTCAGCCGCACATCACGAAAATAAATACGGAATACAATTTCACCCGGAAAAAAGCCATCATTATGGTGAAATTTTATTGCACAATTTTGCAAAACTTTAA
- a CDS encoding WxcM-like domain-containing protein encodes METPQIIKGGKYSDDRGNLFFNNNFNASQIKRIYYIENADTKFVRGWTGHKIEQRWLSASQGSFTIRLIKIDHWEKPSENLPILKFELNSGQLDVLHIPKGYVSAIQSREEKSRLLVMADYFLGEIADDYRFPIDYFENFK; translated from the coding sequence ATGGAAACTCCCCAGATTATTAAAGGAGGAAAATATTCCGACGACAGAGGTAATCTCTTTTTTAATAATAATTTTAATGCATCGCAAATTAAAAGGATCTATTACATAGAAAATGCAGATACCAAATTTGTGAGAGGCTGGACCGGACATAAAATCGAACAAAGATGGCTTTCTGCATCGCAGGGAAGCTTCACTATCAGACTGATTAAGATTGATCATTGGGAAAAACCATCTGAAAATTTACCGATTTTAAAATTTGAATTAAATTCCGGGCAATTGGATGTTCTTCATATTCCTAAAGGGTATGTAAGTGCTATTCAGTCTCGGGAAGAAAAATCGAGATTACTGGTGATGGCAGATTATTTTTTGGGCGAAATTGCTGATGATTATCGTTTTCCTATAGACTATTTCGAAAATTTTAAATAA